One genomic window of Clostridioides sp. ES-S-0054-01 includes the following:
- a CDS encoding FtsX-like permease family protein, giving the protein MKKQRGKTVALLSSIILSVMLIFSIIVIRASGYDSQIQEAKNLHGEYQIWFEGIDINKAKKLKNDTEVKKSSSVEYFCEVINKASGVKLALNSFDKDFIESLNYKMIGRNPTKEGEIVIEKEVAKQIGIINPLNKNIDLMLMNKYVDSDGTNKMDSANQTFKIVGLIEKPNKYYTSLSGSLGGIKTQAFIYKGTKLPIRTEDTYKGVIFLKSEKNTSKFISKMEKKLNLTWDYLHENTEVSAAKLLKDLSENKENIQKMFLLVIVSSLVIYNIFNIILQDMIVQIGLMRSIGMSNKKIKSMFAVLSLIYIVLGTIIGMLLGMILSYIGVRLIYGYSSMMTVEISSIIYSFSVSTLAVSISSFIVVRKAVKMSIINSIRSSEMYERKLKYSSNKTNKTQGNIIRSLAIRNIGRNKSRTIITILVITMVGTMFIFNLGTKSLLKANIESGVTGGGLGMSYGSVDKTVSGSYNGTESLFYKIDESMIEEIKNIEGVESVEPNFFNPNGYILLSKDKISKSYKEELDRRNLLFQDKNDNEYPLLIRGYSDELLKKRESFIEEGKNLINTKNGQYKKVMLVNNTNSQVTHSFDAKVIENVKVGDVIDIKLPVYKDGTQKYETFKVEVSAIMKEVYAAAQDGNVHASGAQVIFREDDYRELTGQKEYNKLYVMTQKGKLYPVEKKLEELTKNYSFTSIGGKGEDLKLVGIQQSSEERLAVIYQCLIILILAVNSIFIMRSNIISRRKELSTLRAIGMSIKSIKKVLIIESELYGIIATIIGTIIATIYYNWGISKSNKTLLAGGFNRTIEYNIPFNQIFILFAIFIIMGFVAVYLSKDKIEGTEITEGISQND; this is encoded by the coding sequence ATGAAAAAACAAAGAGGAAAAACAGTAGCACTATTATCGAGTATTATACTTTCAGTCATGCTTATTTTCTCAATTATTGTAATTAGAGCCTCGGGTTATGATTCTCAAATACAAGAAGCAAAAAACTTACATGGTGAATATCAAATATGGTTTGAAGGAATTGATATAAATAAAGCAAAAAAGTTGAAAAATGATACTGAAGTAAAAAAATCAAGCAGTGTTGAATATTTTTGTGAAGTAATTAATAAGGCAAGTGGTGTTAAACTTGCTTTAAATTCATTCGATAAAGATTTTATAGAGTCACTTAATTATAAGATGATAGGAAGAAATCCAACTAAAGAAGGCGAAATAGTCATAGAAAAAGAGGTTGCAAAACAGATAGGTATAATTAATCCATTAAACAAGAATATTGATTTAATGTTAATGAATAAGTATGTTGATAGTGATGGAACTAACAAAATGGATAGTGCCAATCAAACTTTTAAAATAGTTGGTTTAATTGAAAAGCCAAATAAATACTATACCTCTCTATCCGGTTCACTAGGAGGAATTAAAACTCAGGCTTTTATATATAAAGGCACAAAACTTCCAATAAGAACTGAAGATACATATAAAGGTGTAATATTCCTTAAATCTGAAAAAAATACATCTAAATTTATCAGTAAAATGGAAAAGAAACTAAATCTTACTTGGGATTACTTACATGAAAATACAGAAGTTAGTGCAGCAAAACTATTAAAAGATTTATCTGAAAATAAGGAAAATATTCAAAAGATGTTTCTTTTAGTTATTGTATCTAGCCTTGTAATCTACAATATTTTTAATATTATTCTGCAAGATATGATAGTTCAAATAGGACTTATGAGATCAATTGGTATGTCAAATAAGAAAATCAAGAGTATGTTTGCAGTACTGAGTCTTATTTATATAGTTTTAGGAACGATAATAGGTATGTTACTTGGAATGATTTTATCATACATTGGAGTGAGATTAATCTATGGATATAGCTCTATGATGACTGTAGAGATTTCAAGTATAATTTATTCTTTTTCAGTTTCTACATTAGCAGTGTCAATAAGTAGTTTTATAGTAGTCAGAAAAGCTGTGAAGATGTCTATAATTAATTCAATAAGAAGTAGTGAAATGTATGAAAGAAAATTAAAATATAGTAGTAATAAAACAAACAAAACGCAGGGTAACATAATTAGAAGTCTTGCAATTAGAAATATAGGGAGAAATAAATCTAGAACAATTATAACAATACTTGTGATTACCATGGTTGGAACAATGTTTATATTTAACCTTGGCACAAAAAGTCTATTAAAAGCCAACATAGAATCAGGAGTAACTGGTGGCGGACTTGGCATGTCATATGGAAGTGTAGATAAAACCGTAAGCGGTAGTTACAATGGTACAGAAAGCTTATTTTACAAAATTGATGAAAGTATGATAGAAGAGATAAAAAATATAGAAGGGGTAGAAAGTGTAGAACCAAACTTTTTTAATCCTAATGGATATATTTTATTATCTAAGGATAAAATATCAAAATCTTATAAAGAGGAACTAGATAGAAGAAATTTACTATTTCAAGACAAAAATGATAATGAATATCCACTTCTTATAAGAGGTTATAGCGACGAATTATTAAAGAAAAGAGAATCATTTATTGAAGAAGGGAAAAATTTGATAAATACTAAAAATGGACAATATAAGAAAGTTATGTTGGTGAATAATACAAATTCACAAGTTACACATTCATTTGATGCTAAGGTAATTGAGAATGTAAAGGTTGGAGATGTTATAGACATAAAATTACCTGTATACAAAGATGGTACTCAAAAGTATGAAACATTTAAGGTTGAAGTTAGTGCGATTATGAAAGAAGTATATGCTGCAGCTCAAGATGGCAATGTTCATGCTAGTGGAGCACAAGTAATATTTAGAGAAGATGACTATAGAGAACTAACAGGTCAAAAGGAATATAATAAGCTTTATGTGATGACTCAAAAAGGTAAATTATATCCAGTGGAAAAAAAATTAGAAGAATTAACAAAGAATTATTCATTTACATCAATTGGTGGAAAAGGTGAGGATTTGAAACTGGTTGGGATACAACAAAGCTCAGAGGAAAGGCTTGCAGTAATATATCAATGCCTAATTATACTTATACTTGCTGTAAATAGTATTTTCATTATGAGAAGTAACATTATATCAAGGAGAAAAGAATTGTCAACGCTAAGAGCAATTGGAATGAGTATCAAGAGTATTAAAAAAGTTCTAATAATTGAAAGTGAATTATATGGAATCATTGCAACTATAATAGGAACTATAATTGCAACCATATATTATAACTGGGGAATTTCAAAATCAAATAAAACTCTTTTAGCAGGAGGATTTAATAGGACTATAGAATATAACATTCCTTTTAATCAGATATTTATACTATTTGCGATTTTTATTATTATGGGGTTTGTTGCAGTATATCTATCTAAAGATAAGATTGAAGGAACAGAGATAACAGAGGGTATTTCACAAAATGATTAA
- a CDS encoding radical SAM protein gives MFDDIQIKFRENDLLINKRNGKVILYNKEKKRHVKLSEEVYEYTRLAEKNKWKVRELIDCFKKDEDKKYIESILNIMIKNEVIDGNLFNKKNFKDIHLSLTNRCNLSCNHCVSSCSPKEEDYMDTSMILKLIDNLCELNVRSLVLTGGEPLVREDFFEIVNYIKKKLPLEELSLSTNATLINDTNIDFIISKFHKVDISLDGIDEETCSNIRGKGVFKKVLNVVYELQNKKFNNISLSMVFGEKNYQMSEKFKKLNEDLNTKAIERYFLPSGRGLINREIYSDENSVLPLVIPKFRENEMNGKKNRINPCSCSCNACIEQVFIDHKGNIYPCPSLMEKEYLVGSVFDKKIINNLKENDLKENQAFRNLNKLYPFNFEKCKDCDVNIFCFKCPAMVNKVKNDDKELNIWCNLTKRNMELAIWGGEV, from the coding sequence TTGTTTGATGATATACAGATAAAGTTTAGAGAAAATGATTTATTAATAAACAAAAGAAATGGAAAAGTTATTCTATATAATAAAGAAAAAAAGAGACATGTAAAATTATCAGAAGAAGTATATGAATATACTAGACTTGCTGAAAAAAACAAGTGGAAAGTCAGAGAATTAATAGATTGTTTTAAAAAAGATGAAGATAAGAAATATATCGAATCTATATTAAATATTATGATAAAAAACGAAGTAATTGATGGGAATCTATTCAACAAAAAAAACTTTAAAGACATACATCTTTCTCTTACAAATAGATGTAATCTTAGTTGTAATCACTGCGTTTCAAGTTGTAGTCCTAAAGAAGAAGATTATATGGATACTAGTATGATTTTAAAATTAATAGATAATTTATGTGAGTTAAATGTAAGAAGTTTGGTTTTAACTGGTGGAGAGCCATTGGTCAGAGAAGATTTTTTTGAAATTGTGAATTATATCAAAAAAAAACTTCCATTAGAAGAACTTAGTTTATCAACAAATGCAACATTAATTAATGATACAAATATTGACTTTATTATCAGTAAATTTCATAAAGTTGATATAAGTTTAGATGGAATTGATGAAGAAACATGTAGCAACATAAGAGGAAAAGGTGTATTTAAAAAAGTATTAAATGTAGTGTATGAACTTCAAAATAAGAAATTTAATAATATAAGTTTATCTATGGTTTTTGGTGAAAAAAATTATCAAATGTCAGAAAAATTTAAAAAACTTAATGAAGATCTTAATACAAAAGCTATTGAAAGATATTTTCTTCCGAGTGGAAGAGGTCTAATAAATAGAGAAATTTACTCAGATGAAAACTCTGTTTTACCACTTGTGATACCTAAGTTTCGTGAAAATGAAATGAATGGTAAGAAGAATAGGATAAATCCGTGTTCGTGTTCATGTAATGCTTGTATTGAGCAAGTATTTATAGATCATAAGGGAAATATATATCCTTGTCCCTCTCTTATGGAAAAGGAATACTTAGTTGGAAGTGTATTTGATAAAAAAATTATAAATAACCTGAAAGAGAATGACCTAAAAGAAAATCAAGCTTTTAGGAATCTTAATAAATTATATCCATTTAACTTTGAAAAATGTAAAGATTGTGATGTGAATATTTTTTGTTTTAAGTGTCCAGCTATGGTAAACAAAGTAAAAAATGATGATAAAGAATTAAACATATGGTGCAATTTAACGAAGAGAAATATGGAGCTAGCAATTTGGGGAGGTGAAGTATAA
- a CDS encoding accessory gene regulator B family protein produces the protein MFKSLSYKFANILVRNEVIEDEDFEIYRYGFETLVYFIINISVALLIGIALNKFIQTIIFLVCYCTLRQFTGGYHARNYTECTITFALIYISIILVTENIDIYKFKYILILLLLLSTVIIHKVAPLEHRNKPLSIYEKENYRNIIKKITLSIIIIVIISLIFNIMSEYIIYSSLAVFLITILLLVQIIINFFKK, from the coding sequence ATGTTTAAAAGTTTATCATATAAATTTGCAAATATTTTGGTTAGAAATGAAGTTATAGAAGATGAAGATTTTGAAATATATAGATATGGATTTGAGACATTAGTTTATTTTATCATTAATATTTCAGTAGCATTACTTATAGGTATTGCTCTTAATAAATTTATACAAACAATTATATTTTTAGTCTGCTACTGTACTTTGAGGCAATTTACAGGTGGATATCATGCTAGAAATTATACAGAATGTACAATAACATTTGCACTAATTTATATATCAATTATTTTAGTTACTGAGAATATAGACATTTATAAGTTTAAATATATATTAATACTATTACTTTTACTAAGTACAGTTATAATACATAAGGTTGCGCCCTTAGAGCATAGAAATAAACCTCTTAGTATCTATGAGAAGGAGAACTATAGAAATATTATAAAAAAGATAACATTATCAATAATTATAATAGTTATAATAAGTTTAATATTTAATATTATGAGTGAATACATTATATATTCCTCATTAGCTGTATTTTTAATTACAATATTACTATTAGTACAAATTATTATTAATTTCTTCAAAAAATAA